From the Excalfactoria chinensis isolate bCotChi1 chromosome 1, bCotChi1.hap2, whole genome shotgun sequence genome, one window contains:
- the WDR73 gene encoding WD repeat-containing protein 73, translating to MQLGAKHASCPQPQPYSGVKDGGWASYRAPPRDVSTARRCVTSFLRDGQRLPWRRLGDRWEEEEEEEEEAEWLLQSLQLYEALHDFELQNPTRVIEWAEGNRVCVAGYGCSARNEILQLLLPPTLQAKERQGLCPERDLKVECGGFSNRPIYSLKHVQGTSLLVSSGPPDSSIQLWEMPAEDSDVIKSLSAIPTDNSPGESWAKLATISVRAPWVLHGCRLSSTHITELESQKKVFTAASSSNEELSSLAFLDANTSLLCCTAGQLCMADIRQHNPLQAAPIPSAQGGQCWRMAVGCRAPCSEPSSRPIACLSSAGQLVLLDARKASQCLATAKCRVPACSSSAEFLSVSWAPALEGCLAVSGFDGTVSIYDTRSWDGAGREAQPLFVHKGHAFGEHRRVTAHAWHPQKARTVLSAATDGSLHVWDWVQPHGS from the exons ATGCAGCTCGGTGCCAAACACGCATCCTGCCCCCAACCGCAGCCCTACAGCGGTGTCAAGGATGGAGGTTGGGCCAGT TACCGCGCGCCGCCGCGTGACGTCAGTACTGCGCGCCGATGTGTGACGTCATTTCTGCGCGACGGGCAGCGGTTGCCATGGAGGCGGCTGGGGGATCGttgggaggaggaagaagaagaagaggaggaggcgGAATGGCTGCTGCAATCCCTGCAGCT gtaCGAGGCCCTGCACGACTTCGAGCTCCAGAATCCAACCCGCGTCATCGAGTGGGCCGAGGGGAACC GTGTCTGCGTGGCCGGCTATGGCTGCTCTGCCAGGAATGagatcctgcagctgctgctgccgccaACACTGCAAGCAAAGGAGAGACAG GGGCTGTGTCCGGAGAGAGATTTAAAGGTGGAATGTGGAGGATTCTCCAACCGCCCCATTTACAGCCTGAAACACGTGCAAGGAACCAG CTTGCTGGTGAGCAGCGGCCCTCCCGACAGCTCCATCCAGCTCTGGGAGATGCCAGCAGAGGACTCCG ATGTCATTAAATCCCTGAGTGCCATCCCGACAGATAACAGCCCTGGGGAGAGCTGGGCAAAACTTGCCACCATTTCTGTTAGAGCCCCGTGGGTcctgcatggctgcaggctgagcagcaccCACATCACGGAGCTGGAGTCGCAGAAGAAGGTGTTCACAGCAG cctccagcagcaaCGAGGAGCTCAGCAGCCTGGCCTTCCTGGATGCCAACACctcgctgctgtgctgcacgGCGGGGCAGCTGTGCATGGCCGATATCCGGCAGCACAACCCGCTGCAGGCTGCTCCCATCCCGTCGGCGCAGGGCGGGCAATGCTGGCGCATGGCAGTGGGCTGCAGAGCTCCGTGCTCTGAGCCGAGCTCCCGGCCCATCGCGTGCCTCTCGAGTGCAGGGCAGCTGGTCCTGCTGGATGCAAGGAAAGCCTCGCAGTGTTTGGCCACAGCCAAGTGCAGAGTTCCAGCTTGCAGCTCCAGCGCCGAGTTCCTGAGCGTCTCCTGGGCTCCTGCTCTGGAgggctgccttgctgtttcag GCTTCGATGGGACCGTCAGCATCTACGACACGCGCAGCTGGGACGGCGCCGGGCGCGAAGCTCAGCCGCTCTTTGTGCACAAAGGCCACGCGTTCGGGGAGCACCGCCGGGTGACGGCGCACGCCTGGCACCCCCAGAAAGCACGAACTGTGCTGTCTGCAGCCACCGACGGCTCCTTGCACGTCTGGGATTGGGTGCAGCCTCACGGCAGCTGA